GGAACCGGACTCTCTTCTTCCGCGGCCATGCTGGTATTGACCGGCTTTATGCTGAAATACGCCAGCGGTAAGACAACGGTCGACCGGCCGGCCTTGGCGAGGCTGAGTCAAAAAGTCGAGAATGAGTTTGTTAAGGTTAACTGCGGCATTATGGACCAGTTTGCCGTTGCCATGGGGCGTCGCGACTGCGCCATATTGCTGAATTGCCAGACTCTTGAATATAAATACATCCCTTTTGTCTTAGGAGAGTACAGTCTGGTCATTATGAATACCAACAAGAAACGGGAACTGACCGAATCCCGCTACAACCAGCGCCGGACGGAAGCCGAACAGGCTCTGACCCTGCTCCGGCAGGGGCGGTCCCTGGATAATCTGTGCCAGGCCTCCCTGGATGATGTGGCGAGGCTTGCGGCTGATGACGTGTTGCGGCGGCGGGCCAGGCATGCGGTCACGGAACAAAGCCGGGTGCTCAAGGCTGCCGATCTTCTGGAACAAGGCGACATCACCGGCTTTGGGCGATTGATGATCGAATCCCACGCTTCCATGAAAAACGACTATGAGATCAGCGGTCCGGAACTGGACGCCATCGTTGACCATGCCCTGGCAACTCCCGGCTGTATCGGCGCCCGGATGACCGGCGGAGGCTTTGGCGGCTGCGCCATTGCCCTGGTGGAAACCGCCCGGCTGGAATCATTTCAGGCGGCGGTGGCGGCAGGGTATCAAAAGAGTACCAGCCGAACAGCGGCGTTCTATGTGGCCGGCATCTCTGACGGCGTCAACCCGCTATGATCTATACCCGAGACTATAAAGGCCTGCCAGGTTATGTTCTGGAAAATGACTGGGTCAGGCTGATGATTTTGCCGGAATTGGGTGCTAAAATCGCTTCCCTGGTTTATAAACCCCAGGATTTTGAAGTCCTGTTTCAGCCGGTTGCCGGTGTCTACCGCCAGGCGGAATACGGCGGGGATTTTGCAGCCTATGATACCTCCGGCGCCGATGAGATGTTTCCCACCATTGACCCCTGTCCCTATCCTTATGAGGCATACCGGGGCAAGATGCTGCCGGACCATGGTGAATTGTGGAGCCTGCCGTGGCGGGCGACTGTGGCCGGAGAAACGCTTATTACGGAAGTAACGGGAGTGGCCCTGCCCTACGTTTTTACCCGGGCAGCTGCTCTGGATGGCAATAAGGTCCGCCTGGCCTACAGGGTACATAACCGGGGTGATGTTCCTCTTTACGGGTTATGGGCCTTTCACGGCCTGACTGCCTGCGATGAAGCCACCCGGCTGATCCTGCCCGCTGCAGACCGGGTGATCACGGTTCATAACAGTTGCCTGATGGGACCGGCCGGGACGGAACATAGCTTTCCGATTACGACCAACAGGAGCGGCAACTCCCTTTACCTGGACCGCATTCAGGCCCAAACCGCTGGGAAGACGGAAAAGTTCTACGCAGCCGGCAGGGTCAATCAAGGCGAAGCCGCCCTTACCTTAAATCAGGGCCGGTTGGTCTACAAGCTGTCGTTTGACAGATATCATGTACCTTATCTCGGGATATGGATCAACGAAGGCGGCTTTAAAGGAGAATACAACTGCGCGCTGGAGCCGTCCACAGGCTTTTATGATTCATTGAAAACAGCAAGGGAAAAAGAAAGCTTGCTCCCCATTGAACCGGGCAGTACGATGGAATGGGACATGGATATTGAGTTAAACTCTGTCCAAGAAGATTGAGGAGGCAAGACTTATGAATATTTTAGTAACCGGCGGCGCGGGTTATATCGGCTCCCACACCGTACGGCTGTTGGAAAAGAAAGCAGACCGGGTGGTGGTCTACGACAACTTGGTGAAAGGCCATCGCCAGGCAGTGGGCAAGAGCGTGTTTGTTCAGGGAGATTTATTAGACAGCGGCAAGCTGATTGATACCATACAGCGCTATGCCATCAGCTCGGTAGTCCATTTTGCGGCTGCCAGCCTGGTGGGTGAATCCATGGGAAAACCCCGGGACTATTACCGTAATAACGTTCAGGGGACCTTAAATCTCTTGGATGTTATGCTGGACAACAAGGTTGGCAAGCTGGTGTTTTCCTCCACAGCGGCGGTTTATGGCGAGCCGGAAATCACGCCGATTACCGAGGATGCGGCCAAGAATCCTACCAACGTTTACGGCCGTACCAAGCTGGCCATGGAAAATGCCATGGATGATTACTCGCGGGCCTACGGCCTGAAGTACATTGCTTTGCGCTATTTTAATGCCTGCGGGGCTGATCCTGCCGGCGATATCGGCGAAGACCATGAGCCTGAGACCCATCTGGTGCCGCTGGTACTGCGGGCCTGCCTGGGAAAAAGCGATGGCATCAAAATTTTCGGTGATGATTATCCGACTCAGGACGGCACTTGCATTCGGGACTATATTCATGTCACTGACCTGGCCCAGGCCCATGGGTTAGCCTTGGAGGCGCTTTACGGCGGACACGGTTCTGATGTATACAACCTGGGCAATGGCAGCGGCTTTTCGGTAAAGGAAATTATCGAAGCGGCGGAAACCGTCACCGGGATAAAAATCCGCCAGGAAGTCATCGCCAGACGGGCAGGCGACCCGGCGGTGCTGGTGGCAGGCGCGGCAAAAATAAAACGCGACATGAACTGGCAGCCTCAATACACCGATATCAAAGAAATCATCGCCACAGCCTGGCGCTGGCACCGAGCCAATCCAGACGGGTTCCCCCGGCTGGGAGACCGTTGAAAAAGACCCAACCGCGTCACTTCAGCTTCCTGCGGGCGGGCGTTCTACAGTCTCACGTCCGTCCTCGTCGCGTTGTACCAGAATTCATGACTTTTCGGAGCGTGGTAGTAGTAGATGATCTCTCCTCAGTGAAAAGTTATCTGAATTCTTCACAGTACGGAGACGCAGAGCGTCTCTCTGATCTAGCATCTCGGCCTTTTTGAACGATCCTGGATTCGAGGCTGCTTTGATGAGTTTTGCAACAGACTTCTGGAAGGAAGGATGAGAGGATGCAATGCAGGAATTCACACCGGTGAGCCCCAGGCCAACAGGACCCGGCATCAACGAAGCACCGGTTATTGATATCATCCGGCGCCACGGACCGGTGTCAAGAGCGGATATCGCCAAACTAACCGGTCTGACGCCGCCCACCGTTACCAATATTGCCGGCAAACTGCTGGACTCGGGGCTGATCAAAGAATACAGGATGGGTGAATCCAGCGGAGGACGGCCGCCGCTGCTGCTTAAAATCAACAGCGGCATATCCCAGGTCATCATCATGAATATCCGGTCGGAAGTCATCATGGGATATGCGATTGATCCGGAACTGCAGGTACATTTTGAAGTAACAAATAGTATCAAAGGCATGAAGGAAGCCGCAGTTTTAGACCTTATGCTGCAGATGATTGATCAATGCCGCAAAGCGGCTACGGCTCCCGTTGCGGCCATCGGCGTGGTAGTCCGCGGACCGGTGCGGCTGCGGGAAGGAATCGTTGTCTTTGCCTTGAATATAGGATGGAAGAACCTTCCTCTCAAAACTATTTTGGAAGAAAAATTTCAGCTGCCTGCTTTTATTGAAAACGACGCAAAAGTGCTGACTATGGGAGAATACCACTATGGCTCCATGAAAGATACCGCCAATATGATCTTGCTGAAAGTCAGCCATGGGATTGGCGCCGGCATCATGATCAACGGCAGACTGTACCGGGGTATGAACGGCAGCGCCGGCGAAGTGGGCCATACCACGGTGGATGTGGCCGGGCCTCTCTGCCGGTGCGGCAATTATGGCTGCCTGGAGGCTTTGGCTTCAGAAGACGCCTTGGTTGAACTGGTGGTAAAAGCCATGAAGGAAGGACAGCCTTCCTGTGTGGATGACTTGGCGGACGGAGATCCGGACCGGGTAACCGTCGACACCGTATATCAGGCCGCCGACATGGGAGACAGCCTGGCCCTGCAGATGCTGGACCGGGTAGCCCGGTATCTTGGTATTGGCATTGCCAATCTGGTGAATATATTTAACCCTGAATTGATTGTAATCAGCGGCTGCATCGCCAAGGCCCAGTCGCATATAGAAGATACGCTGAACCGGATTGTCCGGGAAAGAGCCTTCGAAAGCTGCAGTAGTATTCTGAAAATTCATTTTTCGGAAAGGACGACCGAAAATACGTTAAAAGGGGCAGCGGATATGGTCTTTACGGAAATTACGAAAACGGCGTGGCTTGTTCAAGGCAAAACCGCAAGCCGCTTATAAGGGGTTATTGTAAGGCGGAGATACCGGCCGGCAAGGCGATTTACCAGCCTTGACGCGGTATGGCTGTTTTATGATATATAAATGGTCCAAAAAGGATTTTGAAGGAGGGCATATTGTGAAACGGTACTGGAAAGAGATCCTTGTATTCTCGCTGATTCTGGGAGTGATGCTGGCCGGTTGCGGCGGGCAGCAGGCCCAGGATACCAAAGGAAAGCCCACCATCGGAGTGGCTATTTACAAATTCGATGATACGTTTATGACCGGTGTCAGAAATGCCATTTCCCAGGCAGGAGAAGGCAAAGCCCAGGTGGATATTGTTGACAGCCAAAATTCTCAGCCTACCCAAAATGACAAAGTAGACCTGTTTATCACCAAAAAGACCAACGCTCTGGCGATTAACCCGGTTGACCGCACCGCCGCCGGCGTGATTATTGACAAGGCGAAAAAAGCCAACATTCCTGTGGTGTTCCTCAACCGGGAGCCGCTGCCGGAAGATATGAAAAAGTGGGATAAAGTATATTATGTCGGCGCTAAAGCCGAAGAGTCCGGGACTATATCCGGCCAGCTAATTG
The sequence above is a segment of the Acetonema longum DSM 6540 genome. Coding sequences within it:
- the galE gene encoding UDP-glucose 4-epimerase GalE — translated: MNILVTGGAGYIGSHTVRLLEKKADRVVVYDNLVKGHRQAVGKSVFVQGDLLDSGKLIDTIQRYAISSVVHFAAASLVGESMGKPRDYYRNNVQGTLNLLDVMLDNKVGKLVFSSTAAVYGEPEITPITEDAAKNPTNVYGRTKLAMENAMDDYSRAYGLKYIALRYFNACGADPAGDIGEDHEPETHLVPLVLRACLGKSDGIKIFGDDYPTQDGTCIRDYIHVTDLAQAHGLALEALYGGHGSDVYNLGNGSGFSVKEIIEAAETVTGIKIRQEVIARRAGDPAVLVAGAAKIKRDMNWQPQYTDIKEIIATAWRWHRANPDGFPRLGDR
- a CDS encoding ROK family transcriptional regulator, with protein sequence MQEFTPVSPRPTGPGINEAPVIDIIRRHGPVSRADIAKLTGLTPPTVTNIAGKLLDSGLIKEYRMGESSGGRPPLLLKINSGISQVIIMNIRSEVIMGYAIDPELQVHFEVTNSIKGMKEAAVLDLMLQMIDQCRKAATAPVAAIGVVVRGPVRLREGIVVFALNIGWKNLPLKTILEEKFQLPAFIENDAKVLTMGEYHYGSMKDTANMILLKVSHGIGAGIMINGRLYRGMNGSAGEVGHTTVDVAGPLCRCGNYGCLEALASEDALVELVVKAMKEGQPSCVDDLADGDPDRVTVDTVYQAADMGDSLALQMLDRVARYLGIGIANLVNIFNPELIVISGCIAKAQSHIEDTLNRIVRERAFESCSSILKIHFSERTTENTLKGAADMVFTEITKTAWLVQGKTASRL
- a CDS encoding galactokinase, with translation MLDTKQLKALFEREYGREPGEIHCFFAPGRVNLIGEHIDYNGGYVFPVAITLGIYSALRWRQDRLVRLKSTNMALEVALDLNRPLEYCERDGWGNYPKGMIQYLLAGGQKLQGCDILFSGNLPDGTGLSSSAAMLVLTGFMLKYASGKTTVDRPALARLSQKVENEFVKVNCGIMDQFAVAMGRRDCAILLNCQTLEYKYIPFVLGEYSLVIMNTNKKRELTESRYNQRRTEAEQALTLLRQGRSLDNLCQASLDDVARLAADDVLRRRARHAVTEQSRVLKAADLLEQGDITGFGRLMIESHASMKNDYEISGPELDAIVDHALATPGCIGARMTGGGFGGCAIALVETARLESFQAAVAAGYQKSTSRTAAFYVAGISDGVNPL